In a genomic window of Helicobacter sp. MIT 21-1697:
- a CDS encoding YceI family protein, translating to MKKFVFMCAISVLCSTSLMAEPYIVDAGHSSVGFSVKHLSISNVKGSLDKFSGTLDIEGKNIKALEGEAQIVSINTNDKARDKHLNAPDFFDSKKFPKATLSLIKHNGKKLEANLTIRDITKKVVFDVVLNGPVKNPRSGKDTVALSLDGKINRKDFGIGVDTANAMVGDNVDIKIEIEAQTK from the coding sequence ATGAAAAAGTTTGTATTTATGTGCGCAATAAGCGTATTGTGTAGCACATCACTTATGGCAGAGCCTTATATAGTTGATGCGGGGCATTCATCAGTAGGTTTTAGCGTAAAACACTTATCCATCAGTAATGTTAAGGGGAGTCTTGATAAATTCAGTGGCACACTTGATATTGAGGGTAAAAATATCAAAGCTTTGGAGGGTGAAGCACAAATAGTTTCAATCAACACAAATGACAAAGCGCGTGATAAACACCTCAATGCGCCTGATTTCTTTGATTCTAAAAAGTTTCCTAAAGCTACTTTATCGCTCATTAAACATAATGGCAAAAAGCTGGAAGCAAACCTTACAATCAGAGATATTACAAAAAAAGTAGTTTTTGATGTTGTGCTTAATGGTCCTGTGAAAAATCCTAGAAGCGGCAAGGATACAGTTGCTCTTAGCCTTGATGGCAAGATTAATAGAAAAGATTTTGGTATCGGCGTTGATACAGCAAATGCAATGGTAGGCGACAATGTTGATATAAAAATTGAAATTGAGGCTCAAACAAAATAA
- a CDS encoding tetratricopeptide repeat protein, with amino-acid sequence MYYQKGCDLGSENEGYKESCYNLGLLFDNGLGGDKDEAMALLLWENSCEKGLGIACHNIAASYKQGIYYNKDIQKAREYYQRACELGYSQSCFVLMNPYFGEDG; translated from the coding sequence ATGTATTATCAAAAAGGCTGTGATTTAGGAAGCGAAAACGAGGGCTATAAAGAATCGTGCTATAATCTAGGACTCCTCTTTGATAATGGTTTGGGCGGAGACAAAGATGAGGCTATGGCTCTTTTATTGTGGGAAAATTCTTGCGAAAAAGGTTTAGGTATAGCTTGTCATAACATTGCTGCTTCCTATAAACAAGGGATTTATTACAATAAAGACATACAAAAAGCGAGAGAATATTATCAAAGGGCTTGTGAATTGGGGTATAGCCAATCCTGCTTTGTTTTAATGAATCCATATTTTGGCGAAGATGGTTGA
- a CDS encoding DedA family protein — protein sequence MQDTIHSLEQWGYILLFIYSFGGGYLGLITAGVMSALGKMDLCLAILSACMGNISGSFLLSFLARYQKKELLATLHKHRRKIALSQIWLKRYGLWLIIFSKYLYGIKTLVPLAIGFSGFNLKHFFIINAFSCVLWAIIVGLCGYYASSGVIALLEKIDAHSYVMPFVLVILGIFMYILIAQVSKKAKKGL from the coding sequence ATGCAAGATACAATACATTCGCTTGAACAATGGGGTTATATTTTATTGTTTATATATTCATTTGGTGGAGGATATTTGGGGCTTATCACTGCGGGCGTAATGAGTGCGCTTGGGAAAATGGATTTATGCCTAGCAATTCTTAGCGCTTGTATGGGCAATATATCAGGTAGTTTTTTGCTTAGCTTTCTTGCACGTTATCAAAAAAAAGAGCTTCTTGCCACACTCCATAAACATAGGCGCAAAATTGCACTCTCACAAATTTGGCTTAAACGTTATGGCTTATGGCTTATTATCTTTAGTAAATATCTCTATGGCATTAAAACTCTTGTGCCTCTTGCCATTGGGTTTAGTGGCTTTAATTTAAAGCATTTTTTTATAATCAATGCTTTTTCTTGCGTGTTATGGGCGATAATCGTGGGTTTATGTGGATATTATGCAAGCAGTGGGGTTATTGCTTTGCTTGAAAAAATTGACGCACATTCGTATGTTATGCCTTTTGTGTTAGTTATACTTGGCATCTTTATGTATATTCTTATAGCCCAAGTTTCTAAAAAGGCAAAAAAAGGTTTGTGA
- the ccsA gene encoding cytochrome c biogenesis protein CcsA, protein MAQIIKTLFCSMKMVLLLIGIYATACAIATFIEKFDGTLAARLWVYDAFWFEILHLWLALCLIGCFITSKAWQRKKYASLLLHSSFIVIIIGAGITRYYGFEGLMNLREGQSVNFISTNTHYIFIQIKSPQGDTQYVRIPTYIDKNINHTILQHLTFFDKPFTLKTGELLESQMSNVLVLDVNIDFLGKNTQTKVVREGNEAPTKESITMLDIEGYKVFLAWGVDNIALPFSIKLKKFELERYPGSNSPASYASEVELIDEPNPPMPFRIFMNNVLDYGGYRFFQSSYHPDEKGSILSVNNDPGKIPTYIGYAMLILGVIWLLFDKNGRFATLGRFLKTQKFLSLLLCAGLSLALLSPQSTYATSMQEDFALSPEDKSLPLPQHIPSMIKALQNSTSLTNDFDRILVQDFGGRIKPMHTLANEYIHKLTQKRTFQGLTPSQVFLGMLFYPQEWQSIKMIATKSPKLREILGLDKDEKYIAYIDVFTPQRQYVLQNYVEAANLKNPSSRDAFEKDVISVDERINYAFLIYTGQVLRIFPDKKANNNQWLYPLEAISSAVAQSDMQKARELMSIYKTFAQGMQQGVDTNNWQQAIQAAQDIRSFQQKNGASLLISPAKVDSEIWLNVYNPFYQLTYPYILISIVLFIIVLVGILKNIPTRPFIHKVFYILLLGLFILHTCALGLRWYVSEHAPWSNAYESMLYIAWAAILSGVVFFRRSNLALCASSFLAGITLFVAHLGDMDPQIGNLVPVLKSYWLNIHVSVITASYGFLGLCFMLGLITLIMFVLRSEKRVQVEHSILALSALNEMSMILGLFLLSVGNFLGGIWANESWGRYWGWDSKETWALISIGVYAIILHLRFIVGKNFPFIFASASVIGFFSVLMTYFGVNYYLTGMHSYAAGEAAPMPLWVKIMIAGIILLIFIASRKRVLDMPRL, encoded by the coding sequence ATGGCGCAAATAATCAAAACGCTTTTTTGTTCAATGAAAATGGTTCTTTTATTGATAGGAATATATGCCACAGCGTGTGCAATTGCAACATTTATTGAAAAATTTGATGGCACACTTGCAGCTCGTTTATGGGTATATGATGCGTTTTGGTTTGAAATCTTGCATTTATGGCTTGCTTTGTGTCTCATTGGCTGCTTCATCACCTCAAAAGCGTGGCAAAGAAAAAAATATGCCTCATTGCTTTTGCATAGCTCCTTTATTGTCATCATCATCGGAGCTGGGATTACCCGCTATTATGGATTTGAGGGCTTGATGAATTTGCGTGAGGGACAAAGCGTGAATTTTATTTCTACAAATACACATTATATTTTTATTCAAATCAAAAGCCCACAAGGTGATACGCAATATGTGCGGATTCCCACTTATATTGATAAAAACATTAATCATACTATTCTTCAACATTTAACATTTTTTGACAAACCTTTCACACTTAAGACAGGGGAGCTTTTAGAATCTCAAATGTCCAATGTCCTTGTGCTTGATGTAAATATTGATTTTTTGGGCAAAAACACTCAAACAAAAGTCGTGCGTGAAGGCAATGAAGCACCCACAAAAGAAAGTATTACTATGCTTGATATTGAAGGTTATAAGGTATTTCTCGCGTGGGGTGTGGATAATATTGCTCTTCCCTTTAGTATTAAACTTAAAAAGTTTGAGCTTGAACGTTATCCGGGCTCAAACTCTCCCGCTTCGTATGCTTCAGAAGTGGAACTCATTGATGAACCAAATCCACCTATGCCTTTTAGAATCTTTATGAACAATGTGCTTGATTATGGTGGGTATCGCTTTTTCCAATCCTCTTACCACCCTGATGAAAAAGGCTCAATTCTCTCTGTCAATAATGACCCGGGCAAAATACCCACATATATAGGCTATGCGATGCTTATACTTGGTGTGATTTGGCTACTTTTTGATAAAAATGGACGATTTGCCACACTTGGGAGATTCTTAAAAACACAAAAATTTCTCTCTTTACTGCTTTGTGCTGGGCTTAGCCTTGCTTTACTCTCGCCTCAATCTACTTATGCGACATCTATGCAAGAGGATTTCGCACTTTCACCTGAAGATAAATCTTTGCCTTTGCCTCAACATATTCCCTCTATGATAAAAGCACTCCAAAATTCTACAAGCCTCACAAATGATTTTGATAGAATCCTCGTCCAAGACTTTGGCGGTCGTATAAAGCCTATGCACACTCTTGCAAATGAATATATCCATAAACTCACCCAAAAAAGAACTTTTCAAGGATTAACCCCCTCGCAAGTTTTCTTGGGTATGCTTTTTTATCCACAAGAATGGCAAAGCATTAAAATGATAGCAACTAAAAGCCCAAAATTGCGCGAGATTCTGGGATTGGATAAAGATGAAAAATATATTGCCTATATTGATGTTTTCACTCCTCAAAGGCAGTATGTGCTTCAAAACTATGTTGAGGCTGCCAACCTTAAAAATCCATCATCACGTGATGCTTTTGAAAAAGATGTCATAAGCGTAGATGAACGCATCAATTATGCCTTTCTCATCTACACTGGGCAAGTGCTTAGAATATTCCCTGATAAAAAAGCAAATAATAATCAATGGCTCTACCCGCTTGAAGCCATTAGCAGTGCGGTAGCCCAAAGCGATATGCAAAAAGCAAGGGAACTTATGAGTATTTATAAAACATTCGCTCAAGGTATGCAGCAAGGGGTAGATACAAATAATTGGCAACAAGCCATACAAGCAGCACAAGATATTCGCTCATTCCAGCAAAAAAATGGTGCTTCGTTACTTATTTCTCCAGCAAAGGTAGATTCTGAAATTTGGCTCAATGTTTATAATCCATTCTATCAGCTTACTTATCCCTACATTCTCATAAGTATTGTGCTTTTTATCATTGTGCTTGTGGGGATTCTCAAAAATATCCCTACACGTCCATTTATCCACAAAGTATTTTATATTCTTCTACTTGGGCTTTTTATCCTACATACTTGTGCCTTAGGACTACGATGGTATGTAAGCGAACACGCTCCTTGGAGCAATGCGTACGAATCTATGCTTTATATTGCGTGGGCGGCGATTCTCTCTGGCGTGGTGTTTTTTAGACGCTCTAATCTTGCTTTATGTGCTTCAAGCTTTTTGGCTGGTATCACGCTCTTTGTAGCTCATCTTGGCGATATGGACCCACAAATAGGTAATCTTGTTCCTGTGCTTAAATCATATTGGCTTAATATTCACGTCTCTGTTATCACTGCAAGCTATGGATTCTTGGGCTTATGTTTTATGCTTGGGCTTATCACGCTTATTATGTTTGTGCTCCGAAGCGAAAAAAGAGTGCAAGTAGAACATTCAATCCTTGCCCTATCAGCACTCAATGAGATGAGTATGATTTTAGGCTTATTCTTACTCAGTGTTGGGAACTTCCTTGGAGGCATTTGGGCAAATGAATCTTGGGGTAGATATTGGGGCTGGGATTCTAAAGAAACTTGGGCACTTATTAGTATTGGCGTGTATGCCATTATTTTACACTTGCGTTTTATTGTGGGCAAAAATTTTCCTTTTATCTTTGCAAGTGCTTCTGTAATAGGCTTCTTTTCAGTGCTAATGACTTATTTTGGAGTAAATTATTATCTCACAGGTATGCACAGCTATGCTGCCGGAGAAGCAGCTCCTATGCCTTTGTGGGTAAAAATTATGATAGCAGGCATTATACTTTTGATTTTTATTGCAAGCAGAAAAAGAGTGCTTGATATGCCTCGTTTATAA
- a CDS encoding ABC transporter ATP-binding protein: MNPLLYAHNLAHHFETLLYENLSLSVNEGESIAILGVSGSGKSTILNNLSTLLPPKKGQVSLLGIDDIYALSAKEQLALRRLQLGIVFQAHYLFRGFSGIENLKVASILSKQPIDKGLLESFGIAKVIHQPIGQLSGGQQQRLSIARVLTKKPKIIFADEPTGNLDRQTAIQVMNIMFEYVRTHKAALILATHDQDIAQSCDKIYHLYDKALHSVK, translated from the coding sequence ATGAATCCCTTGCTCTATGCGCATAATCTCGCACATCATTTTGAAACCCTACTTTATGAGAATCTTAGCCTATCGGTTAATGAGGGCGAAAGTATTGCTATATTGGGGGTAAGTGGTAGTGGTAAATCTACGATTTTAAATAATCTCTCCACACTGCTTCCTCCCAAAAAGGGACAGGTTTCATTGCTTGGTATTGATGATATTTATGCTCTAAGTGCTAAAGAGCAGCTTGCTTTGCGGCGGTTGCAATTGGGTATTGTGTTTCAAGCGCATTATCTTTTTCGTGGCTTTAGTGGTATAGAAAATCTTAAAGTGGCTTCAATTCTTTCAAAACAGCCTATTGATAAGGGGCTTTTAGAATCTTTTGGTATTGCAAAAGTTATCCATCAGCCCATAGGACAGCTTAGTGGTGGGCAGCAGCAGCGACTTTCTATTGCTCGTGTGCTGACCAAAAAGCCAAAGATTATTTTTGCCGATGAGCCAACAGGTAATCTTGATAGACAAACTGCTATTCAGGTTATGAATATTATGTTTGAGTATGTCCGCACCCATAAAGCCGCGCTTATTCTTGCTACTCACGACCAAGATATAGCCCAATCTTGTGATAAAATCTACCATCTTTATGATAAAGCTTTGCACAGCGTGAAATGA
- a CDS encoding c-type cytochrome, whose protein sequence is MREIKILAIIVVIVGVLYWGVEPLAHATFHPEVAKADFEFKDLEDIDVSKGNAQRGKTLIEENCTACHTLKDVGIAGGEMAVYVRDGKEATIFTPDLSTAGAIYNEKFLANLILDPANTLHLAHKFPDGDFPMTQYFGAEDSKQEVADMVAYLKSIGSIALKKQVLESEEFVAKKENIEKSSFSEGQKQNEIAKLEESLTNKAVFLNACSRCHTMKYDNTKAVTSPESLSVYLGSAAPDLSTMIRSKGAHYLEYFINDPQKVSYKAIQDAIINKEGSLPPNDKRSEWQDERDYSNLAKELGVMPVGLSMPRVGLRQDAQERVVAYIESIGDSKKEERESLGVYIMIFFGVMSVLAYLWKRRVWSEVH, encoded by the coding sequence ATGAGAGAAATAAAGATTCTAGCCATTATCGTGGTAATTGTAGGTGTGCTGTATTGGGGTGTAGAGCCTCTTGCTCACGCGACTTTCCACCCTGAAGTTGCGAAGGCTGATTTTGAGTTTAAAGATTTAGAGGATATTGATGTGTCTAAAGGCAATGCACAACGCGGTAAAACACTTATAGAAGAAAACTGCACTGCTTGCCATACACTCAAAGATGTTGGTATTGCAGGAGGCGAGATGGCAGTATATGTACGAGATGGTAAAGAAGCGACTATCTTTACGCCTGATTTATCTACTGCTGGAGCAATTTATAATGAGAAATTTTTAGCAAATCTCATTTTAGACCCAGCAAATACTTTGCATTTGGCTCATAAATTCCCAGATGGTGATTTTCCTATGACGCAGTATTTTGGAGCAGAAGATAGCAAGCAAGAAGTTGCTGATATGGTTGCTTATCTCAAATCAATCGGTTCTATTGCGCTCAAAAAGCAAGTTTTGGAATCTGAAGAATTTGTTGCTAAAAAAGAGAATATTGAAAAGTCAAGTTTTTCTGAGGGGCAAAAACAAAATGAAATTGCCAAACTTGAAGAAAGTTTGACAAACAAGGCAGTTTTCCTTAATGCTTGTTCTCGTTGCCATACGATGAAATATGATAATACCAAAGCTGTAACTTCGCCGGAGAGTTTGAGTGTTTATCTTGGTTCTGCTGCACCTGATCTTTCAACAATGATTCGCAGTAAGGGTGCGCATTATTTGGAGTATTTTATTAATGACCCTCAAAAGGTGTCTTATAAGGCTATTCAAGATGCTATCATTAACAAAGAGGGCTCACTTCCACCAAATGACAAAAGAAGCGAATGGCAAGATGAGCGAGATTATAGCAATCTTGCTAAAGAGCTTGGTGTTATGCCTGTGGGGCTTTCTATGCCACGTGTAGGATTAAGACAAGACGCACAAGAGCGCGTTGTTGCTTATATAGAATCTATTGGGGATTCTAAAAAGGAAGAGCGTGAAAGCTTAGGTGTGTATATTATGATTTTCTTTGGTGTGATGAGTGTGCTTGCATATCTTTGGAAACGTCGCGTTTGGAGTGAAGTGCATTAA
- a CDS encoding SoxW family protein, which yields MNKIWTITAIICAMMIHCGCNDDNEVKISQGTALKQEHIEQAENLDKQSYAGLENIFLDTKAIQGQEGKITLLIFGKNNCIYCDKIKDDIKNNDSLKDTLKANFLPYYINISYTKNHTLQFQNTHSHNRESASIPTSTLVETYVKSPMRPTPTLVFLTPAGERIYELPGYLPSEQILILLKYMQSQKWQGKSLQDISLEINESLSHNF from the coding sequence ATGAATAAAATATGGACAATAACCGCGATTATTTGCGCAATGATGATACATTGTGGCTGCAATGATGACAATGAGGTCAAAATCTCTCAAGGCACAGCCTTAAAACAAGAGCATATTGAGCAAGCCGAAAATCTTGATAAACAAAGTTATGCGGGTTTAGAAAATATATTTTTAGATACCAAAGCCATTCAAGGGCAAGAGGGCAAAATCACATTGCTTATTTTTGGCAAAAATAACTGCATTTATTGTGATAAAATCAAAGATGATATTAAAAACAACGATTCTCTTAAAGACACGCTTAAGGCGAATTTTCTGCCTTATTATATTAATATTAGTTATACAAAAAATCACACATTACAATTTCAAAATACGCATTCACACAATAGAGAATCTGCCTCTATCCCCACTTCAACTCTTGTGGAAACCTATGTCAAATCTCCTATGCGTCCCACACCCACGCTTGTATTTCTTACGCCCGCAGGAGAGCGCATTTATGAATTGCCCGGCTATCTCCCAAGTGAGCAGATTCTGATTCTTTTAAAATATATGCAAAGCCAAAAATGGCAGGGCAAAAGTTTGCAAGATATTTCGCTTGAAATCAATGAAAGTCTCTCGCATAATTTCTAA
- a CDS encoding prephenate dehydrogenase, with product MNIGIIGLGLMGGSMGLALKEVEHIQDKHINRILGYDKNALHSQQALNLGLVDECVALNEIWRCDVIFLSVPVDGIVELVSSIKPKDINENTTIIDVGGAKVQILSHIPSWLRHHFVGAHPMCGTEFFGPKAAFGELYKNNIVILTDLEQSGAYQAEIAKDIFISIGMKILKMDAHSHDKHIALISHMPHILSYALANATLAQEDPQTILALVGGGFRSMSRISKSSPLMWKDVFKQNKDNVLEAMAHFQAKFNEAKELLEREDWEGLELFMAQANTLQKFL from the coding sequence ATGAATATAGGCATTATTGGATTAGGGCTAATGGGCGGTTCTATGGGGTTAGCCCTTAAAGAAGTGGAGCATATACAAGATAAGCATATTAATAGAATCTTAGGATATGATAAAAATGCCCTACATTCCCAACAAGCACTCAATTTAGGGTTAGTTGATGAATGTGTGGCACTCAATGAGATTTGGCGATGTGATGTGATATTTTTAAGTGTGCCCGTTGATGGGATAGTGGAGCTTGTCTCAAGTATTAAGCCTAAAGATATAAATGAGAATACTACAATCATTGATGTTGGTGGGGCAAAAGTGCAGATTCTCTCCCATATTCCCTCGTGGCTAAGGCATCACTTTGTGGGCGCGCACCCTATGTGTGGGACAGAGTTTTTTGGACCAAAGGCTGCTTTTGGGGAGTTGTATAAAAACAACATTGTAATCCTTACTGATTTAGAGCAAAGTGGGGCATATCAAGCTGAAATAGCAAAAGATATTTTTATTAGCATTGGTATGAAGATTCTCAAAATGGACGCTCATTCGCACGATAAGCATATAGCACTTATTTCGCATATGCCTCATATTCTTAGCTATGCTTTAGCAAATGCTACACTCGCTCAAGAAGACCCTCAAACCATTCTTGCATTAGTTGGCGGTGGGTTTCGTTCAATGAGCAGAATCTCAAAGAGTTCTCCATTGATGTGGAAAGATGTATTTAAACAAAATAAAGACAATGTCCTAGAAGCAATGGCGCATTTTCAAGCGAAGTTTAATGAAGCAAAAGAACTCCTTGAGCGTGAAGATTGGGAAGGTTTAGAATTATTTATGGCACAAGCAAATACATTGCAGAAATTCCTGTGA
- the hemH gene encoding ferrochelatase, with amino-acid sequence MKSQAVVLLNMGSPNSLFEVESFLKNMFNDPLILGIKNAFMRKMLASFITHNRVEEAKKNYQAIGGKSPLITHTLNLTNKLNELDCKRFYTYAMRYTPPFAYQVLEDIKRQGIESVVLFSLYPQFSYSTIHSSLIDAKAALQKLSFMPALYEISSYHAHPDYIGCIIERIKASLGTDNPNEFVLLLSAHSLPQSRVDGGDPYQQQCEQNKEALQKALESEGITFKKIALCYQSKVGRMKWIGPSTKDTIAKYKKHKMIIFPLSFTLDNSETEYELKILYASLAKELNVPQYRVCSCFNDSERFAKSIINILEEHLHSLK; translated from the coding sequence ATCAAATCGCAGGCTGTTGTTTTACTCAATATGGGCTCACCAAATAGCCTTTTTGAGGTAGAAAGTTTTTTAAAAAATATGTTTAATGACCCTTTGATTTTGGGGATAAAAAATGCCTTTATGCGCAAAATGCTGGCAAGTTTCATTACACATAATCGCGTTGAAGAAGCTAAAAAAAATTATCAAGCCATTGGTGGTAAATCCCCTCTTATTACTCATACTTTGAATCTCACAAATAAACTCAATGAGCTTGATTGCAAACGATTTTATACCTATGCTATGCGCTATACACCACCCTTTGCGTATCAGGTATTAGAGGATATAAAAAGACAAGGTATAGAATCTGTGGTGCTTTTTAGCCTTTATCCACAATTTTCTTATTCTACTATTCACTCTTCACTCATTGATGCCAAAGCAGCACTACAAAAACTTTCCTTTATGCCCGCCCTTTATGAAATCTCCTCTTATCACGCTCACCCTGATTACATAGGTTGCATTATAGAGCGTATTAAAGCATCTTTAGGTACAGATAATCCTAATGAATTTGTGCTTTTACTTTCCGCTCATAGCCTTCCCCAATCACGCGTAGATGGGGGCGACCCTTATCAACAGCAATGTGAGCAAAATAAAGAAGCATTACAGAAAGCACTTGAGAGCGAGGGCATTACTTTTAAAAAAATTGCCCTTTGCTATCAATCCAAAGTGGGGCGTATGAAATGGATTGGACCAAGCACAAAAGATACTATTGCGAAGTATAAAAAACATAAAATGATTATTTTTCCTCTCTCTTTCACACTTGATAATTCCGAAACAGAATATGAATTAAAAATACTTTATGCCTCACTTGCAAAAGAGCTAAATGTCCCACAATATCGTGTTTGTAGCTGCTTTAATGATAGTGAAAGATTCGCAAAAAGCATTATTAATATCCTTGAAGAGCATCTTCACAGCCTCAAATAA
- a CDS encoding 16S rRNA (uracil(1498)-N(3))-methyltransferase yields the protein MQFLYHKDAGNPIVSVNDENVNYLIKVRRTQLGENLALRNLNDENLYVYELSEVGKRTLTLRLQSSKKVPSDIKSHLHLLWAIIEPKIIEKTLPMLNELGVSRISFFYAAFSQGHFKLSLPRMEKILIQSCQQCGRSDLMKLELYKDFDSICEAYTDFYAFDFGGTDICNFTPCENHLQRNKEEYLVRVMVGAEGGFSQKERQRFAKIITLNDTLILKSESASVFIASIAKVWSTRNEVLKKGK from the coding sequence ATGCAGTTTTTATATCATAAAGATGCTGGGAATCCCATTGTAAGCGTGAATGATGAAAATGTAAATTATCTGATAAAAGTGCGGCGCACTCAACTTGGAGAGAATCTCGCATTGCGCAATCTGAATGATGAGAATCTGTATGTGTATGAATTAAGTGAAGTGGGCAAAAGGACACTCACTCTGCGCTTACAATCAAGCAAAAAAGTACCGAGTGATATAAAAAGTCATTTGCATTTATTATGGGCAATTATTGAACCAAAGATTATTGAAAAAACGCTTCCTATGCTCAATGAGCTGGGTGTATCGCGTATTAGCTTTTTTTATGCGGCGTTTTCACAAGGGCATTTTAAGCTTTCTCTACCGCGTATGGAGAAGATTCTGATTCAATCTTGCCAACAATGTGGGAGAAGTGATTTGATGAAACTTGAGCTGTATAAAGACTTTGATAGTATCTGTGAGGCATATACGGATTTTTATGCTTTTGATTTTGGTGGCACAGATATATGTAACTTTACACCTTGTGAAAATCACCTCCAAAGGAACAAAGAGGAGTATCTTGTGCGAGTAATGGTTGGGGCTGAAGGAGGCTTTAGTCAAAAAGAAAGGCAAAGATTTGCAAAAATTATAACTTTAAATGATACACTTATCTTAAAAAGTGAGAGTGCAAGTGTATTTATTGCGAGCATAGCTAAAGTGTGGAGCACAAGGAATGAAGTATTGAAAAAGGGGAAATGA
- a CDS encoding sulfurtransferase TusA family protein yields the protein MITIDIRGLSCPQPAIEVSNVLKTNPQSFKVICDLSSPIDNIITITQNYSYALVSQEGKETNKILLFCKTS from the coding sequence ATGATAACAATAGACATAAGGGGGCTTTCTTGCCCTCAACCTGCTATAGAGGTAAGCAATGTGCTTAAAACAAACCCTCAAAGCTTTAAAGTCATTTGCGACTTAAGTAGTCCCATAGATAATATTATAACAATAACGCAGAATTACTCTTATGCTTTGGTTTCGCAAGAGGGTAAGGAAACAAACAAGATTCTTTTGTTTTGTAAAACATCTTAG
- the yedE gene encoding YedE family putative selenium transporter produces the protein MKKVAFLPILAGSVFGIIAPLLVYFGNPANMGMCAACFTRDISGSLGLHSVEVAQYMRPEIIAVVFGSLISALLFKTFNPRAGSSPITRFFLGIFTMIGALVFLGCPWRALLRISAGDLSALAGIAGLIVGVFVGIFFLKRGFSLGRATSSSKINAFIFPTFMFVCLALLIYSIQVEKPLLLFSTSGVGFAHAPIIISLCAGLIVGVLFQKSKFCSISGISNVVFLKDTSLLQGIIALVLFAFIMNVFLGYFHLGFTGQPIAHNDVVWNFLGMLLAGSAMTLAGGCPGRQLVLSGEGDGDAAVFIMGAIVGAALAHNFSLASSPAGIGANAPVAVVLGLVFIIILGIFSKVKN, from the coding sequence ATGAAAAAAGTTGCATTTTTACCTATTTTGGCAGGGAGTGTATTTGGTATTATTGCTCCATTGCTTGTTTATTTTGGGAATCCTGCAAATATGGGTATGTGTGCTGCGTGTTTTACTCGCGATATTTCAGGTTCTTTGGGTTTGCATAGCGTAGAGGTTGCGCAATATATGCGCCCGGAAATTATTGCGGTAGTGTTTGGTTCTCTCATTAGTGCATTATTATTTAAGACTTTTAACCCTCGTGCTGGGAGTTCTCCCATAACGAGATTTTTCTTAGGCATTTTTACAATGATTGGTGCTTTAGTTTTTTTAGGCTGTCCTTGGAGAGCATTGCTTAGAATCTCTGCTGGAGATTTGAGTGCATTAGCAGGAATTGCAGGGTTAATTGTGGGGGTTTTTGTTGGGATTTTCTTTTTAAAGCGAGGCTTTAGCCTAGGTAGAGCCACTTCTTCAAGCAAAATAAATGCTTTTATTTTCCCCACTTTTATGTTTGTTTGCTTAGCTCTTTTGATATATAGTATTCAGGTAGAAAAACCTTTGCTTTTGTTTTCAACTTCTGGTGTTGGATTTGCTCACGCTCCGATTATCATCTCTTTATGTGCTGGGCTTATCGTTGGAGTATTGTTCCAAAAGAGCAAGTTTTGTTCAATTTCAGGCATAAGCAATGTAGTTTTTTTGAAGGATACCTCTCTTTTGCAGGGTATTATAGCTTTAGTCTTATTTGCTTTCATAATGAATGTTTTTCTTGGATATTTTCATTTAGGATTCACAGGGCAGCCTATTGCTCATAATGATGTTGTGTGGAATTTCCTAGGTATGCTCTTAGCAGGAAGCGCAATGACTTTAGCTGGAGGCTGTCCCGGTAGGCAGCTGGTTTTAAGTGGAGAAGGAGATGGTGATGCTGCTGTATTTATTATGGGCGCAATAGTTGGGGCGGCACTTGCTCATAACTTTTCCCTCGCCTCTTCTCCTGCTGGTATTGGAGCAAATGCACCTGTGGCTGTTGTGTTAGGTTTAGTGTTTATCATTATTTTAGGGATTTTTTCTAAGGTGAAAAACTAA